A single region of the Rhodospirillales bacterium genome encodes:
- a CDS encoding IS3 family transposase — protein sequence MTRGAQREAVAYLRTTHNVSERRACSVLGVVRALVRYRSCRPPDTALRERLTELAAERRRIGYRRLAVFLRRDGFADNIKKIHRLYKEEKLQVKRRKGRKKAVGTRAPLPRAERIDQVWILDFISDALSDGRRFRVLGVMEQCARECLTLEADTFIPGLRVVRELDLLVAKRGAPEIIVSDNGPELTSRAVLIWAASRGIKDWRRIATR from the coding sequence GTGACGCGGGGCGCGCAGCGTGAAGCGGTGGCGTATCTGAGAACAACGCACAATGTGAGCGAACGGCGGGCCTGTTCGGTGCTGGGCGTTGTTCGCGCTCTTGTGCGCTACCGCTCCTGCCGTCCGCCGGATACAGCTTTGCGCGAACGTCTGACCGAACTGGCCGCCGAGCGTCGGCGCATTGGCTACCGGCGTCTGGCTGTGTTCCTGCGGCGTGACGGCTTTGCGGACAACATCAAGAAAATCCACCGGCTTTACAAAGAGGAGAAGTTGCAGGTAAAGCGTAGGAAAGGCCGCAAAAAGGCGGTCGGGACGCGCGCCCCGTTGCCAAGGGCGGAACGGATCGATCAGGTGTGGATCCTTGATTTTATAAGCGATGCCTTAAGCGACGGCAGGCGGTTCCGGGTTCTGGGCGTAATGGAGCAATGCGCGCGGGAATGCCTGACACTGGAAGCGGACACCTTCATACCTGGCCTGCGGGTTGTCCGGGAGCTTGACCTTCTGGTGGCAAAGCGCGGCGCGCCGGAGATCATCGTGTCCGACAACGGGCCGGAACTGACCAGCCGCGCCGTGTTGATCTGGGCAGCATCCAGAGGGATCAAGGATTGGCGGCGCATCGCCACAAGATAA